The Fortiea contorta PCC 7126 genome has a segment encoding these proteins:
- a CDS encoding helicase-related protein has translation MPKILREYPWKISYSSNTHNTIADFYIPALECAIQYDRKAGFFSSAILSKVARGLGAMLHNEGRMRLIMGCQFSPQDLQAIQQGYELRDALLYRLDADLKPPENFAQLKHFEILSWLIQNQYLDIKIAIPLKENGLPEDSTQQLDPQHIFHEKVGIFTDSKGDKLAFNGSNNESIAGWERNVESFHVYCSWEGGRELDRVEEEVARFEQLWYDVSPNVRVFDVPEAVQKKLLRYAPATKPNWNAQIEFDTQPLTKELKPVHFETWSSAGILPATTSRDTSREQDAPTTKTEINSEQSSVISEQERLAFTQLANIHEHPGCLDFCLKSIPIHPWPHQIKILRRVAQNFPQSFLIADEVGLGKTIETGLILRYLLVSQKVRRVLVLAPASVQPQWQEELREKFNLHFWSYTSTEFKDPYKRTIPAATNPWNTQDLILASSHLVRRTERMRQLLEAQPWDLVVLDEAHHARRKSPQDRKETPNRLLELMAQLKEKTKSLVLLSATPMQIDAIEVFDLLNLLGLQGHWSYGDNFCDYFASLQGAVKQEIINFWQVMSNDYFQRGGQPCSRLEQFLTKSDRILAYKMQDTWQRGKKISNHKQLLADEDFIETSRQYLTVNTPLKDLMFRHTRDTLRQYYRRGLLERDIPTRIVQDNAITLEPQREVPLYVAVSDYVRHFYRLAQKDKRSCLGFLMTLYRKRLTSSFYAIKSSLQRRLDYLLTQQGSVLSDDDLVDVDNEDDAIIAGLESFFEPVDPQEIQYLEDLLRQFENTGEDTKLSRFIQILRQELTERESAIVFTQYTDTMDYLRDTLKELYGSQVACYSGRGGELYQNGEWCLVPKEEIKRRFRQDEIKILLCTESASEGLNLQNCGVLINYDMPWNPMRVEQRIGRIDRIGQRYSTVRIHNFYYDGTVEAKVYKKLRDRINAFATVVGNLQPILAQVPTFIEQAAMSADPEEEDVLMSEFDSVLDGPPPRLAIEEMVAMDLDADLAEIQKPISAAPFTPETIEQLFTSSALLKANGVQFESRSEGIWQLTYQGQNYTVTFYSNVFDEMPSLRLMNFGDPLFEQLLQAVD, from the coding sequence ATGCCAAAAATTTTACGCGAATATCCTTGGAAAATTAGTTACTCCAGCAATACCCACAACACAATTGCTGATTTTTACATTCCTGCTTTAGAGTGTGCTATCCAGTATGACCGGAAAGCAGGTTTTTTTAGCAGCGCCATCTTGAGTAAAGTTGCTCGTGGTTTGGGTGCAATGTTACACAACGAGGGGCGAATGCGGTTAATTATGGGCTGTCAGTTTAGCCCACAGGATTTACAAGCAATTCAACAGGGATATGAACTCAGAGACGCATTGCTATATCGGCTAGATGCAGATTTAAAACCACCAGAAAACTTTGCCCAACTTAAACATTTTGAAATTCTTAGCTGGTTAATTCAAAATCAATATCTCGATATTAAAATTGCTATTCCTCTAAAAGAAAATGGGCTACCAGAAGACAGTACACAACAATTAGATCCACAGCATATATTTCACGAAAAAGTGGGCATCTTTACTGATAGTAAAGGCGATAAATTAGCATTTAATGGTTCCAATAACGAATCTATAGCGGGTTGGGAGAGAAATGTAGAATCATTTCATGTTTATTGTTCTTGGGAGGGAGGAAGGGAACTAGATAGAGTAGAAGAAGAAGTAGCTAGATTTGAGCAACTTTGGTATGATGTATCGCCTAATGTGAGAGTTTTTGATGTTCCAGAAGCGGTACAGAAAAAGCTGTTACGTTACGCCCCTGCTACGAAGCCTAACTGGAATGCCCAAATAGAATTTGATACTCAACCTCTGACAAAAGAATTAAAGCCTGTCCATTTTGAAACCTGGAGTAGTGCGGGCATCCTGCCCGCTACTACCAGTAGGGATACCAGTAGGGAGCAAGATGCTCCCACTACGAAAACTGAAATAAACAGTGAACAGTCATCAGTCATCAGTGAACAAGAACGATTAGCATTTACTCAACTTGCCAATATTCATGAACATCCTGGCTGTTTAGATTTTTGTCTAAAATCAATTCCCATTCACCCCTGGCCACACCAAATTAAAATCCTGCGCCGCGTTGCTCAAAATTTTCCCCAAAGTTTTCTCATTGCTGACGAAGTTGGTTTAGGTAAGACAATTGAGACTGGTTTAATTCTGCGCTATCTGTTGGTATCCCAAAAAGTGAGGCGGGTACTGGTTTTAGCACCTGCTAGCGTTCAACCCCAATGGCAAGAAGAACTGCGAGAAAAATTCAATCTGCATTTTTGGAGTTACACTTCTACAGAATTTAAAGACCCTTACAAACGCACTATCCCCGCAGCCACTAACCCTTGGAATACCCAAGATTTAATCCTGGCTTCTTCTCATTTGGTGCGGAGAACTGAGAGAATGCGCCAGCTACTAGAAGCACAACCTTGGGATTTAGTGGTATTGGACGAAGCGCACCACGCAAGGCGTAAAAGTCCTCAAGACCGCAAAGAAACGCCCAATCGTCTGTTAGAGTTAATGGCACAGCTAAAGGAGAAGACCAAATCTCTTGTTCTCCTCTCAGCAACTCCCATGCAAATTGATGCCATAGAAGTTTTCGATTTGTTAAACCTGTTGGGATTGCAGGGACATTGGAGTTATGGCGATAACTTCTGCGATTATTTCGCCTCCCTACAAGGTGCTGTCAAGCAGGAAATAATCAATTTTTGGCAAGTAATGTCCAATGATTATTTTCAGCGTGGCGGACAACCTTGCTCTAGATTAGAGCAGTTTTTGACAAAGAGCGATCGCATTCTTGCTTACAAAATGCAGGATACTTGGCAACGGGGAAAGAAAATCTCCAATCACAAACAATTATTGGCTGATGAAGATTTTATTGAAACATCTCGCCAATACTTGACAGTGAACACGCCATTGAAAGACTTGATGTTCCGCCACACCCGTGACACTTTACGACAATACTACCGTCGGGGACTGCTAGAGCGAGATATTCCCACCAGAATTGTGCAGGACAACGCCATTACTTTGGAACCACAACGAGAAGTACCGCTTTATGTAGCTGTCAGTGACTATGTGCGTCATTTTTATCGACTAGCTCAAAAAGATAAGCGTTCCTGTTTGGGTTTTTTGATGACGCTTTACCGCAAACGTTTGACCAGTTCATTTTATGCAATTAAATCATCTCTGCAACGCCGTTTGGATTACCTGTTAACTCAACAAGGAAGCGTTTTAAGTGATGACGATTTGGTGGATGTGGATAATGAAGATGATGCCATAATTGCGGGGCTGGAATCTTTCTTTGAACCAGTAGACCCCCAGGAAATTCAATATCTTGAAGATTTACTACGCCAATTTGAAAACACGGGGGAAGATACTAAGCTTTCTCGCTTTATTCAAATTTTGCGCCAGGAATTAACCGAACGGGAAAGTGCGATCGTTTTCACTCAGTACACTGACACGATGGACTATCTACGGGATACATTGAAGGAGTTGTACGGTAGCCAAGTAGCTTGTTATTCAGGTCGTGGTGGGGAACTGTACCAGAATGGGGAGTGGTGTCTAGTTCCCAAGGAAGAAATTAAACGCCGATTCCGCCAAGATGAAATCAAAATTCTCCTTTGTACTGAATCTGCTTCCGAGGGTTTAAACTTACAAAATTGCGGGGTGTTGATTAACTATGATATGCCTTGGAATCCCATGCGGGTAGAACAGCGCATTGGCAGAATTGACCGGATTGGACAAAGGTATTCTACTGTGCGAATCCACAATTTTTATTATGATGGCACAGTAGAAGCGAAAGTTTATAAAAAATTGCGCGATCGCATTAATGCTTTTGCCACAGTTGTTGGCAATCTCCAGCCAATTCTGGCACAAGTTCCTACGTTTATTGAACAAGCAGCTATGAGCGCAGATCCAGAAGAAGAAGATGTTTTAATGTCTGAATTCGATTCTGTGTTAGATGGCCCACCACCTCGTCTAGCAATTGAGGAAATGGTAGCAATGGATTTGGACGCTGATCTAGCGGAAATTCAAAAACCCATTTCTGCTGCTCCCTTTACTCCAGAAACTATTGAGCAATTATTCACATCCTCCGCACTTTTAAAAGCTAATGGCGTGCAATTTGAGAGCAGAAGTGAGGGTATTTGGCAACTGACTTATCAAGGACAGAATTACACGGTTACTTTTTACTCTAATGTTTTCGATGAAATGCCTTCCCTACGATTAATGAATTTTGGCGACCCCTTATTTGAACAATTACTGCAAGCAGTTGATTGA
- a CDS encoding DUF192 domain-containing protein: MILSILALAARSPQQPPITAIALVGSKQIQLEVAQTSKHLALGLKYRKELSENRGMLFEIGKTQKVQFWMKDVQIPLDIIFVQNGVVKTVVKSAPPCSKEPCPLYHSTEPVNRVLELSAGSAVKFGIKPGTNVIITKKT; the protein is encoded by the coding sequence ATGATTTTAAGTATACTTGCTCTAGCGGCACGTTCTCCTCAACAGCCACCGATTACAGCGATCGCTTTAGTTGGAAGCAAACAGATTCAATTGGAAGTGGCGCAGACATCAAAGCATCTGGCATTGGGATTGAAGTATAGAAAAGAGCTATCTGAAAATCGGGGAATGCTGTTTGAAATTGGCAAAACGCAGAAAGTACAGTTTTGGATGAAAGATGTACAAATACCCCTCGATATCATCTTTGTGCAAAATGGAGTAGTCAAGACAGTTGTAAAAAGCGCGCCACCATGTTCTAAAGAACCTTGTCCTCTTTACCATTCGACTGAACCAGTCAACCGCGTTCTGGAACTGTCTGCTGGCTCTGCTGTTAAGTTTGGGATTAAACCTGGGACGAATGTTATCATCACGAAAAAAACATAA
- a CDS encoding ATP-binding protein encodes MLSDIFNQLIKLIEQGETVICCESPFQERYRILRYISQCCASIKTPCLLWNLGQETIKQIDDSDSEQINIRDFDEYIPPLVKDSKDYFRILKFWENYQGEGVLIIENLYPWISANVPQETQFFLLSEWVKSNLLNLSLTKCADSGIKCAILLGSQADIHPEMLCQIPLLTQDLPDTSEILIAINEEAEGLLPPTFNEKDKITIARSGIGLYISDFLKGLKSISFHHDDSSEEIAKNLLQYKINLLNKLYEIEFIPPPKVALGGLELMQEAFKKFKRLFSPLAKAYKLKVPKGIMLVGPPGTGKSHSAKVCSQILGVPLILVDWGNFRSYGNEAERRLKKLLKLADSLNEVVIYFDDFDKGFSGDDDVARRLAGQLLTWMQERTSDVIVIASVNRMEWLPPELTRAGRFDYIYKVDLPNYGERHTIFKLHSARFDNRFGGGDDPYSQEEWRRLLKETNRCVGAEIQTIVERAAASTFCQMFPEDIPLFTSELPPLEISVATLLEERRQINPLAIREADRVESMRNKADIQGLPSSPADSSQYAISNVDIFGG; translated from the coding sequence ATGCTATCAGATATCTTTAATCAGCTTATTAAACTAATTGAGCAGGGAGAAACTGTTATTTGTTGTGAATCCCCCTTTCAAGAAAGATATAGGATTTTGCGATATATTTCCCAATGTTGTGCCTCTATCAAAACTCCATGTTTGCTTTGGAATTTGGGTCAGGAAACCATTAAACAAATTGATGACTCTGATAGTGAACAGATAAATATCAGAGATTTTGATGAATACATCCCACCACTAGTAAAAGACTCAAAAGACTACTTCAGAATTTTGAAGTTTTGGGAAAATTATCAGGGAGAAGGAGTACTCATAATAGAAAACCTATACCCTTGGATTAGTGCCAATGTCCCTCAAGAAACTCAGTTTTTTCTGTTGTCTGAGTGGGTAAAATCCAATTTGCTCAATCTCTCCCTTACCAAATGTGCTGACTCTGGAATTAAGTGCGCTATTCTCTTGGGTTCACAGGCAGATATACACCCAGAAATGCTCTGCCAAATCCCCCTACTCACTCAAGACCTCCCTGATACTTCAGAAATTCTCATAGCTATCAATGAGGAGGCAGAAGGATTATTGCCACCAACATTTAATGAAAAAGACAAAATTACTATTGCCCGTAGTGGCATTGGACTATACATCTCAGATTTTCTCAAAGGGCTAAAATCAATTAGCTTCCATCATGATGATAGTTCAGAAGAAATAGCTAAAAATCTATTGCAATATAAAATAAATCTGCTCAACAAACTTTATGAAATTGAGTTTATTCCACCTCCTAAAGTTGCTTTGGGAGGATTGGAGTTGATGCAAGAGGCATTTAAAAAATTCAAAAGACTTTTTAGCCCCCTTGCCAAAGCATATAAGCTGAAAGTTCCTAAAGGCATAATGTTGGTGGGTCCTCCAGGTACAGGCAAATCACATTCTGCTAAAGTATGTTCACAAATCCTGGGTGTTCCCCTTATCTTAGTAGATTGGGGTAACTTTAGAAGCTATGGCAACGAAGCAGAAAGAAGACTGAAAAAACTGCTGAAATTAGCAGACAGTCTCAATGAAGTTGTAATTTATTTTGACGATTTTGATAAAGGATTTTCTGGAGATGACGATGTAGCCAGAAGGTTAGCAGGACAGTTACTCACCTGGATGCAGGAACGCACTAGTGATGTCATTGTGATTGCTAGTGTTAACCGTATGGAATGGTTGCCTCCAGAACTTACTAGGGCAGGAAGATTTGATTATATCTATAAAGTAGACCTGCCCAATTATGGAGAAAGACACACCATTTTCAAACTACATAGCGCTCGGTTTGATAACAGATTTGGTGGTGGCGATGACCCCTACAGTCAAGAAGAATGGCGACGACTTCTTAAAGAAACTAATCGTTGTGTAGGTGCGGAAATCCAAACCATTGTCGAGAGGGCGGCAGCCAGCACTTTCTGCCAAATGTTTCCAGAAGATATTCCCCTATTTACTAGTGAGTTACCACCGCTGGAAATTTCAGTTGCCACTCTTTTAGAAGAACGTCGGCAAATCAATCCATTAGCGATTAGGGAGGCAGACAGGGTGGAAAGTATGAGGAACAAGGCTGATATTCAAGGATTACCGTCTTCTCCCGCAGACTCTTCTCAATATGCAATTAGCAATGTAGATATATTTGGTGGATAA
- a CDS encoding glycosyltransferase family 2 protein, whose protein sequence is MKLSIITATYNRPTQLASTALPSIQSQTDRNFEWIVINDGANSDTRDIITSIKARADFPISYIEMEHPEPSSGFGLCYARNLGLDAAGGDIVSYLDDDNSIAPEFVASMRQYFEQHPNIRYSIARQQRRRDVIRNGSVVRQGQPFVSPSNCCSLQQLLWQQEIFDSNGFVHYRSNAARWNPRFQVFADYEYLLQSACIWGESDFGLNNSILVNYIQSSIGIIGSSNYEQWATELSLIVSNQANYSILQSNAIERLEQLVDTYSNKAQISLTPKAFALLGVNSVELPPVVPPDLVEKDNDDF, encoded by the coding sequence TTGAAACTATCAATCATCACTGCAACCTACAATAGACCCACACAGCTAGCATCTACTGCACTGCCAAGCATTCAAAGTCAAACTGACCGCAATTTCGAGTGGATCGTCATCAATGATGGCGCTAATTCTGATACCAGAGATATCATCACCAGCATTAAGGCAAGAGCTGATTTCCCCATCAGTTACATTGAAATGGAACACCCTGAACCGAGCAGTGGCTTTGGCTTGTGCTACGCTCGGAACCTGGGACTAGATGCAGCTGGTGGTGACATTGTTTCATACCTGGACGATGACAATAGCATAGCTCCTGAATTTGTTGCCTCAATGCGGCAGTACTTTGAACAACATCCCAATATCCGATACAGCATAGCAAGACAGCAGCGCCGCCGCGATGTCATCCGTAATGGTAGTGTTGTTCGCCAAGGTCAGCCGTTTGTTTCGCCTAGCAATTGCTGCTCCCTACAGCAGCTTTTATGGCAACAAGAGATATTCGACAGCAATGGTTTTGTCCACTACCGGAGCAATGCTGCTAGATGGAACCCCCGGTTTCAAGTGTTCGCGGACTACGAGTATTTGCTGCAATCTGCTTGCATCTGGGGTGAAAGTGACTTTGGTCTTAATAACAGCATTCTTGTTAACTATATCCAGTCTTCTATTGGGATTATTGGTAGTTCCAACTATGAGCAATGGGCAACTGAGCTATCACTGATTGTCAGTAATCAAGCTAACTATTCCATCCTTCAGAGCAATGCTATTGAACGCTTAGAGCAGCTTGTAGACACTTATAGTAATAAAGCACAAATTTCATTAACGCCAAAAGCATTTGCACTTCTTGGAGTCAACAGCGTTGAACTTCCGCCTGTGGTTCCCCCTGATTTGGTCGAGAAAGACAATGACGATTTTTAA
- a CDS encoding siphovirus Gp157 family protein, whose product MTIKIEQNINSLTLQKLSQEAARLWEQLEEVGEEQGSVEHLLEQLFQVQGATERKIDAIAYVADQLKVDIEIWRSRLEAITQLHTAVITRKQKQLESLKFYLVYLYQQGILNDRNPGLEREITFFDNPPKVVLKVNPEEPEFPQEFLEVRVEYRPLTKRIIEAYKQGQDVSEIADIEVGKHVRFKHSSKKK is encoded by the coding sequence ATGACAATAAAAATTGAACAAAATATCAACTCACTAACTCTCCAAAAACTCTCTCAAGAAGCAGCTCGACTTTGGGAACAGCTAGAAGAAGTGGGAGAGGAGCAAGGTTCTGTGGAGCATCTTTTAGAGCAACTTTTTCAAGTGCAGGGTGCAACAGAGCGCAAAATCGATGCGATCGCCTACGTTGCTGATCAACTTAAAGTAGATATTGAGATATGGCGAAGTCGTTTGGAAGCAATTACTCAGTTGCACACCGCAGTCATTACTCGCAAACAAAAGCAGCTAGAATCTCTCAAATTCTACTTGGTATATCTTTACCAACAGGGTATTTTGAATGACCGCAATCCTGGATTAGAGAGGGAAATTACCTTCTTTGATAATCCTCCTAAAGTTGTCCTGAAAGTCAATCCAGAAGAGCCAGAATTTCCACAAGAATTTCTTGAGGTACGTGTGGAGTATCGCCCTCTTACCAAACGAATTATAGAAGCATACAAACAGGGTCAGGATGTGAGTGAAATTGCTGATATAGAAGTTGGGAAGCACGTCAGATTCAAACATTCTTCTAAGAAGAAATAA